A window of the Anaerolineae bacterium genome harbors these coding sequences:
- a CDS encoding DUF2089 domain-containing protein codes for MYSAPRSCPICGDEMIITGLYCPGCDAKLEGHFGFGGLGGLSPAQLAFVETFVACEGKITRVQKALGISYPTVRSRLEEVITAMGYEVGGEEDEIDDESLRRQVLDDLAAGRITPQEAVRLLQG; via the coding sequence ATGTATTCCGCACCACGCAGTTGCCCGATCTGCGGCGACGAGATGATCATCACCGGCCTGTACTGCCCCGGCTGCGACGCCAAACTGGAAGGGCATTTCGGCTTTGGCGGCCTGGGTGGGCTTTCTCCGGCCCAGCTCGCTTTTGTGGAAACGTTCGTCGCCTGTGAGGGCAAAATCACCCGCGTGCAGAAGGCGCTCGGCATCTCCTACCCGACTGTGCGCAGCCGCCTGGAGGAAGTGATCACGGCTATGGGCTACGAAGTGGGCGGCGAAGAGGATGAGATCGACGATGAATCCCTGCGCCGGCAGGTGCTGGACGACCTGGCCGCCGGGCGTATCACGCCCCAGGAGGCCGTCCGCCTGCTGCAGGGTTGA
- a CDS encoding metal-dependent hydrolase, with product MSIRVTWLGHAALALEIDGTHVLVDPYLSGNPLAAADPATIPADYILLTHGHGDHVGDTVSIAKRTGARVIANNEVAHWIARQGVRNTHGMNPDGAVNFGFARIALTMAVHSSSLPDGSYGGQANGILLTARDGHRLYLAGDTGLFADMQRIGAKGIDLAVLPIGGNYTMGPDEALEAVKLIAPRAVLPIHYNTFPLIQVDAAGWAQRVHNETASRVIIVDPGGSFTL from the coding sequence ATGAGCATCCGGGTGACCTGGCTGGGGCATGCGGCCCTGGCCCTGGAAATCGACGGTACGCACGTGCTGGTTGACCCCTATCTCAGCGGCAACCCGCTGGCGGCAGCCGACCCGGCGACTATTCCCGCGGACTATATCCTGCTGACGCACGGCCATGGCGACCATGTCGGCGACACGGTGAGCATCGCCAAACGTACGGGCGCCAGAGTGATCGCCAACAACGAAGTCGCCCACTGGATCGCCCGCCAGGGCGTCCGCAATACGCATGGTATGAATCCGGACGGGGCGGTGAACTTCGGTTTTGCTCGTATCGCCCTGACGATGGCCGTCCACAGTTCCAGCCTGCCGGATGGTTCCTATGGCGGGCAGGCCAACGGCATCCTGCTGACAGCGCGCGATGGCCATCGGTTGTACCTGGCCGGGGATACCGGCTTGTTTGCCGATATGCAACGGATCGGGGCCAAGGGCATCGATCTGGCTGTGTTGCCCATTGGCGGCAACTACACGATGGGACCGGATGAGGCGCTGGAGGCCGTCAAGCTGATCGCCCCGCGCGCGGTGCTGCCGATCCACTATAATACCTTCCCGCTGATCCAGGTGGATGCGGCTGGCTGGGCGCAGCGCGTCCACAACGAGACGGCCAGCCGGGTGATCATCGTGGATCCGGGCGGCAGCTTCACCCTGTAG
- the def gene encoding peptide deformylase: protein MALREIVVLGSEHAEVLRRKARRVTVFDDRLGKLLDDMAETMLAAPGVGLAAPQINVSQRVIVVRLPDDEQAREEFGEQAGVLYEVVNPEIVRASEERVDGVEACLSIPGLFGTVSRHKAITVKGQDRHGKPRRIKAEGWLARVFQHEIDHLDGVLYTDRASEVWQEVADEETLAAD, encoded by the coding sequence ATGGCACTACGGGAGATTGTGGTTCTGGGTAGCGAGCACGCTGAAGTCCTGCGGCGTAAAGCGCGGCGGGTGACCGTCTTTGATGACAGGCTGGGCAAATTGCTGGACGACATGGCGGAGACCATGCTGGCCGCGCCGGGTGTCGGCCTGGCCGCGCCGCAGATCAACGTCAGCCAGCGCGTGATCGTTGTCCGCCTGCCCGACGATGAACAGGCCCGCGAGGAATTCGGGGAGCAGGCCGGCGTGCTGTACGAAGTCGTCAACCCGGAGATCGTGCGCGCTTCTGAGGAACGGGTTGATGGCGTTGAAGCCTGCCTGTCCATCCCCGGCCTGTTCGGGACGGTTTCCCGGCACAAAGCGATCACGGTCAAGGGGCAGGATCGCCACGGCAAGCCCCGGCGCATCAAAGCCGAGGGCTGGCTGGCCCGGGTGTTCCAGCATGAGATCGATCATCTGGATGGTGTGCTGTACACCGACCGCGCCAGCGAAGTATGGCAGGAAGTCGCTGACGAGGAGACCCTGGCGGCCGATTAG
- a CDS encoding EamA family transporter, giving the protein MTALAILLVLISAAMHAIWNYIAKRATANGAVFTWMFGAMEFFTLGPLALVALVQGGSALTPMDVLFIVGSAALHLLYFLLLAAGYRRGELSLVYPLSRGTGPLFVTVGAVLLLGEQPTPQALLATLLIGAGVIALSGDPRSLRRSAALPGLLYGLLTALSIAAYSLWDSYAMSRLLIAPVVYSWTIGWLRAVFLTPYVLTHRQEVRRAWAVDRWRALAVALLSPGSYILILTALTFSPVSYVAPLRSVSILIGVLLGAQLLREGNARWRLAGAAAMVAGAALLGAA; this is encoded by the coding sequence ATGACCGCGTTGGCCATCCTGCTCGTGCTGATCTCCGCGGCGATGCACGCCATCTGGAACTACATCGCCAAGCGGGCCACCGCCAATGGCGCTGTCTTCACCTGGATGTTTGGCGCCATGGAGTTCTTCACGCTGGGGCCGCTGGCGCTGGTGGCGCTGGTGCAGGGAGGAAGCGCCCTGACACCTATGGATGTACTGTTCATCGTCGGCAGTGCGGCCCTGCATCTGCTGTACTTCCTGTTGCTGGCGGCCGGCTACCGGCGCGGCGAGCTGTCGCTGGTCTATCCGTTATCGCGGGGGACAGGGCCGTTGTTTGTCACGGTAGGGGCGGTTCTGCTGCTGGGCGAACAGCCGACGCCCCAGGCGCTACTGGCGACCCTGCTGATCGGTGCGGGGGTGATCGCGCTCAGCGGTGATCCGCGCAGCCTGCGGCGCTCAGCGGCGCTGCCGGGTCTCCTCTACGGCCTGCTCACCGCGCTGTCCATCGCGGCCTACAGCCTGTGGGATTCGTACGCCATGAGCCGCCTGCTGATCGCGCCGGTCGTCTACTCCTGGACGATCGGCTGGCTGCGCGCCGTCTTCCTGACGCCGTATGTGCTGACCCACCGGCAGGAAGTCCGGCGGGCCTGGGCGGTCGATCGCTGGCGGGCGCTGGCGGTGGCCCTGCTCAGCCCTGGCTCATACATCCTGATCCTGACCGCTCTGACCTTCAGCCCGGTGAGTTATGTGGCGCCGCTGCGCAGCGTGAGCATCCTGATCGGCGTACTGCTTGGGGCGCAGCTATTGCGGGAGGGGAATGCTCGCTGGCGGCTGGCCGGAGCCGCCGCCATGGTTGCTGGCGCGGCGCTGCTGGGCGCTGCCTGA